The following proteins come from a genomic window of Aptenodytes patagonicus chromosome W, bAptPat1.pri.cur, whole genome shotgun sequence:
- the LOC143171903 gene encoding alpha-ketoglutarate dehydrogenase component 4-like isoform X1 yields MECSAAVHASQESYPDHAIEEKLIKRLILETIKHIIILSTAILESQQVVKPHTPLIKFPDRKSSPRPKIQESLQASVPSLDASKAQESVGGRSPAFQNMSPVIRVQGIPDTSELARTLPQKYRRKLMSDEETEYIQRGGPE; encoded by the exons ATGGAGTGCAGCGCCGCAGTTCATGCTA GTCAAGAAAGCTACCCTGATCATGCCATTGAAGAAAAGCTTATCAAGAG GCTGATCTTGGAAACTATTAAACACATAATAATACTCAGCACTGCAATACTTGAATCTCAGCAG GTAGTCAAGCCACATACTCCGTTAATTAAGTTCCCGGACAGAAAAAGTAGTCCCAGACCTAAAA TACAGGAATCTCTACAAGCAAGTGTGCCATCTCTTGATGCTTCAAAAGCACAGGAGTCTGTAGGAGGCAGATCACCGGCATTTCAAAATATGTCACCTGTTATTAGAGTACAAGGTATACCAGACACTTCTGAATTAGCAAGAACCTTACCtcagaaatacagaaggaaaCTTATGTCAGATGAAGAGACTGAATATATTCAA CGTGGAGGTCCAGAATAA
- the LOC143171903 gene encoding alpha-ketoglutarate dehydrogenase component 4-like isoform X2 — protein MGSKMAAATRVVQVVKPHTPLIKFPDRKSSPRPKIQESLQASVPSLDASKAQESVGGRSPAFQNMSPVIRVQGIPDTSELARTLPQKYRRKLMSDEETEYIQRGGPE, from the exons ATGGGCAGTAAGATGGCGGCCGCCACTAGGGTTGTTCAG GTAGTCAAGCCACATACTCCGTTAATTAAGTTCCCGGACAGAAAAAGTAGTCCCAGACCTAAAA TACAGGAATCTCTACAAGCAAGTGTGCCATCTCTTGATGCTTCAAAAGCACAGGAGTCTGTAGGAGGCAGATCACCGGCATTTCAAAATATGTCACCTGTTATTAGAGTACAAGGTATACCAGACACTTCTGAATTAGCAAGAACCTTACCtcagaaatacagaaggaaaCTTATGTCAGATGAAGAGACTGAATATATTCAA CGTGGAGGTCCAGAATAA